A single window of Nasonia vitripennis strain AsymCx chromosome 4, Nvit_psr_1.1, whole genome shotgun sequence DNA harbors:
- the ITR gene encoding neuropeptide receptor: MEESATSMIAAPAEDWRDESLAVWEVIVLALILTTTFMGNVLVLFAIYLKRCRGKRQRLTRMHFFVMHLSVADLITGLLNVLPQLAWDVTFRFQGGPILCKLVKFCQPLGSYLSSYVLIATAVDRYHAICYPLSYCRTTSRRSRITVYVAWLLALLFCLPQVFIFSYQEISAGVWDCWATFTVPYGERAYVTWYSVTVFLLPFCVLTFTYAEICCSIWRNREVMVLASHERQQALTKEGRSQTTLISKAKINTVKQTLAVVTLYAASSIPFVGCQLWATWDPFASSSAFFDGPIFTILSLLSSLTSCVNPWIYLTFSYELRAALTKFLRSLIKRDRTSRFERASSNANSNETRSSKRSSFISRMSRYTSFIIYGPMRTIEIVNKLYI; this comes from the exons ATGGAGGAGTCAGCGACATCGATGATCGCCGCCCCGGCCGAGGACTGGCGTGACGAGAGCCTCGCTGTCTGGGAGGTAATTGTGCTCGCCTTGATTCTCACCACTACCTTCATGGGTAACGTACTTGTACTTTTCGCCATTTACCTGAAGAGATGCAGAGGCAAGAGACAGAGACTCACAAGGATGCATTTCTTCGTGATGCATTTAAGTGTCGCCGATTTGATCACGGGATTGCTGAACGTGTTACCCCAATTGGCCTGGGATGTAACCTTTAG GTTTCAGGGTGGTCCGATACTCTGTAAATTAGTCAAATTTTGTCAACCACTAGGCTCTTACTTGAGTTCGTACGTGCTCATAGCAACGGCCGTTGACAGATATCATGCAATTTGCTATCCACTAAGCTACTGTAGAACAACGTCACGCCGATCGAGAATTACAGTTTACGTAGCATGGCTGCTCGCTCTTCTCTTTTGTTTACCGCAG GTATTTATCTTCTCATATCAAGAGATTTCCGCAGGTGTTTGGGACTGTTGGGCGACATTTACCGTACCGTACGGAGAAAGAGCCTATGTTACCTG GTATAGTGTGACTGTTTTCTTACTTCCCTTTTGCGTGCTGACCTTCACCTACGCAGAAATATGCTGCAGTATCTGGCGAAACCGCGAGGTCATGGTACTAGCAAGCCACGAACGACAGCAGGCCCTTACAAAAGAGGGTCGCAGCCAAACCACCCTCATATCTAAAGCAAAGATAAATACTGTAAAACAGACGCTGGCCGTCGTTACACTATATGCGGCCTCTAGCATACCATTCGTGGGATGTCAGTTATGGGCAACGTGGGATCCTTTCGCCTCGTCTTCAGCTTTCTTCGATG GTCCAATTTTTACGATTCTGTCTTTGCTCAGCAGTCTAACAAGCTGCGTTAACCCCTGGATTTACTTAACGTTTAGCTATGAGCTGCGCGCTGCATTGACGAAATTTTTGCGCAGCTTGATAAAACGAGACCGCACTTCAAGATTTG AACGAGCATCAAGCAATGCTAATTCAAACGAAACAAGGTCCTCCAAAAGGTCTTCCTTCATTTCGAGAATGTCTCGCTACACAAGttttatcatttatggtcCAATGCGAACGATAGAAATAGTAAAtaaactgtatatatag